From Treponema vincentii F0403, the proteins below share one genomic window:
- a CDS encoding glycogen/starch/alpha-glucan phosphorylase encodes MSQLKETLRASILGKLKRNFSKEISEATKRELYDAAASSVMDSIQPNISATRAAQEQPDVRQMYYFSAEFLMGRALSNNLNNTGMRAVMEELLTELSAPYRDIEDEEPDAGLGNGGLGRLAACFLDSLATLDYPGHGYGIRYQYGMFEQRIENGYQVEYPDNWRRYRDPWEIRRDDLAVTVRFGGAPICTQQEDGTLCYRLENAEEVIATPYDMAIIGYGTKTVNRLRLWEASSPNGFDLQLFNNMEYTAAVAKQNSAENISRVLYPNDTGPSGKALRLKQQYFFTSASLQDLMRSFIHKHGTNFADFPRYNVIQLNDTHPVVAIPELMRLLMDEHHLGWDESWAIVTHTFAYTNHTILAEALEKWPIEIFQGLLPRVYQIVEEINRRFLLELREKYPNDWKKHNKMSIIGEGKVRMAWLAIAGSFSVNGVAALHTEILKTKELADWYNLYPQKFNNKTNGVTQRRWLLTANPSLAAFITKHIGDGWIKDLTQLRQLEKLADNQEALNELIAIKKHNKERLAEFLKRTQGVVIDPNSIFDVQIKRLHEYKRQLLNILHVMTLYNRIIEDPTYDPIPHTFIFGAKAASGYRRAKLIIKLINTVADRINNDHRVRGKLKVVFAANYCVSTAEKIFPASDISEQISTAGKEASGTGNMKFMLNGAITLGTLDGANIEIVEEVGAENAVIFGITADEIQKIEHEHSYNPQEYLNRNPALARALTQLIDGTYTPPFDNSFRELYDSLVYGVEGQRPDVYYVLADFDAYAAAQERIVECYRDPMKWAKMCLLNIARSGKFSSDRTIEDYVRDIWKLEKIPIHN; translated from the coding sequence ATGTCTCAATTAAAAGAAACCTTACGGGCAAGTATTCTAGGCAAGTTGAAACGGAATTTCAGCAAGGAAATATCCGAGGCAACAAAGCGTGAGCTCTATGATGCCGCAGCGAGCAGCGTTATGGATAGCATCCAGCCGAACATATCCGCAACCAGAGCCGCGCAGGAGCAACCCGATGTACGGCAGATGTATTATTTCTCTGCCGAATTTTTGATGGGGCGAGCGCTTTCGAATAACCTGAACAACACCGGTATGCGCGCCGTGATGGAAGAACTTTTAACGGAGCTTTCCGCCCCGTATCGGGACATCGAGGATGAAGAACCCGATGCAGGGCTTGGAAACGGCGGTCTCGGTAGGCTCGCCGCCTGTTTTTTGGACTCGCTTGCAACGCTCGACTACCCCGGGCACGGCTACGGTATCCGCTACCAGTACGGTATGTTTGAACAGCGAATTGAAAACGGCTATCAAGTGGAATACCCCGACAATTGGCGGCGTTATCGCGATCCGTGGGAAATACGCCGAGACGATTTAGCGGTAACGGTGCGCTTCGGCGGCGCCCCGATATGCACGCAGCAAGAAGACGGCACCCTGTGCTATCGGTTGGAAAATGCCGAGGAGGTTATCGCAACCCCCTACGATATGGCGATCATCGGATACGGCACCAAAACCGTCAACCGCCTGCGCCTGTGGGAAGCCTCCTCTCCCAATGGATTCGACCTCCAGCTCTTTAACAATATGGAATACACCGCTGCGGTTGCAAAGCAGAACTCTGCGGAAAATATTTCCCGGGTATTGTACCCGAACGATACCGGCCCGTCGGGAAAGGCGCTGCGCCTCAAGCAGCAGTATTTTTTCACTTCTGCAAGTTTACAGGATTTGATGCGTTCGTTTATTCATAAACACGGTACGAATTTCGCCGACTTCCCGCGTTACAATGTTATTCAGCTGAACGATACGCACCCCGTCGTAGCGATCCCCGAACTGATGCGCCTTTTGATGGACGAGCATCACCTCGGCTGGGATGAATCGTGGGCAATTGTTACCCATACGTTTGCCTACACAAACCATACGATTTTAGCGGAAGCGTTGGAAAAATGGCCGATCGAGATATTCCAAGGGCTGCTGCCGCGCGTGTATCAAATTGTAGAAGAGATAAACCGCCGTTTCCTGCTGGAGCTGCGGGAAAAATATCCCAATGACTGGAAAAAACACAACAAGATGTCCATCATCGGCGAAGGGAAAGTCCGTATGGCATGGCTCGCTATTGCCGGTTCATTCTCCGTCAACGGGGTTGCGGCGCTGCACACCGAAATCCTTAAAACCAAAGAACTCGCCGACTGGTATAACCTGTATCCGCAGAAATTCAACAACAAGACAAACGGCGTTACGCAGCGCCGCTGGCTTTTAACCGCGAACCCTTCGCTTGCAGCCTTTATCACCAAGCATATCGGCGACGGCTGGATTAAAGACCTTACCCAGCTGCGGCAGCTTGAAAAACTGGCGGATAATCAGGAAGCATTAAACGAATTAATCGCGATAAAAAAACACAATAAAGAGCGGCTTGCTGAATTCCTCAAGCGGACGCAGGGAGTTGTTATCGATCCTAACTCGATTTTTGACGTACAGATAAAACGGCTCCACGAATACAAACGGCAGCTGTTAAACATTCTGCACGTTATGACGCTCTATAACCGGATTATCGAAGACCCGACGTATGATCCTATTCCGCATACCTTTATCTTCGGCGCAAAAGCGGCGTCGGGCTATCGGCGGGCAAAGCTCATCATTAAGCTGATCAACACCGTCGCTGACCGCATCAACAACGATCACCGCGTTAGAGGAAAACTAAAGGTTGTGTTTGCGGCTAATTACTGCGTTTCCACCGCCGAAAAGATTTTCCCCGCCTCGGATATCTCCGAACAGATTTCCACTGCGGGTAAGGAAGCGTCGGGAACCGGCAATATGAAGTTTATGCTGAACGGAGCTATCACGCTCGGTACGCTGGACGGTGCCAATATCGAAATTGTCGAAGAAGTCGGAGCGGAAAATGCCGTGATTTTCGGTATCACCGCCGATGAAATTCAAAAGATCGAGCATGAGCACAGCTATAATCCGCAGGAATATCTAAACCGCAATCCTGCATTGGCACGCGCGCTTACGCAGCTTATCGATGGCACCTATACGCCGCCCTTTGACAACAGCTTTAGAGAATTGTATGATTCGCTGGTCTACGGTGTAGAAGGCCAGCGGCCTGATGTCTATTACGTGCTGGCAGACTTCGACGCTTATGCAGCGGCTCAGGAGCGGATTGTCGAATGTTACCGCGACCCGATGAAATGGGCTAAAATGTGCCTTCTAAACATCGCCCGATCGGGTAAGTTCAGTTCAGACCGTACCATCGAAGATTATGTGCGGGATATATGGAAATTGGAAAAAATACCAATTCATAATTAA
- the ndk gene encoding nucleoside-diphosphate kinase — MERTFVMMKPGVVQRRIAGEVLSRFEKKGLKLAALKLMRISPELAKKHYAEHADKPFFGELVQYITSGPVIAMAFEGEEAVALVRKLCGATKVLNAEPGTIRGDYALHTNINVVHSSDSAESAARELGLFFQPEEFFSWNDGNKDWF; from the coding sequence ATGGAAAGAACATTTGTGATGATGAAGCCGGGCGTGGTGCAGCGGCGGATTGCCGGAGAGGTGCTGAGCCGCTTTGAAAAAAAAGGACTCAAGCTGGCTGCGTTGAAGCTGATGCGCATCAGTCCGGAGCTTGCGAAAAAACATTACGCCGAACATGCCGACAAGCCGTTTTTTGGTGAGCTGGTACAGTATATCACCTCAGGCCCTGTAATTGCGATGGCCTTTGAGGGAGAAGAAGCCGTTGCGCTTGTGCGGAAACTCTGCGGCGCTACCAAGGTTTTGAATGCGGAACCGGGCACCATCCGCGGCGACTACGCGCTGCATACGAACATCAACGTTGTGCATTCTTCGGATTCTGCCGAAAGCGCCGCACGGGAACTCGGTTTATTCTTTCAGCCGGAAGAATTTTTCAGCTGGAATGACGGGAATAAGGACTGGTTTTAA
- the ffh gene encoding signal recognition particle protein — MLEKITNTFSGIVRKISGKATITEKNIEEAVEEIKIALLEADVNLRVVRRFINATIEEAKGETVLKSVNPGQQFVKIVHDKILSFLGDEKKSLQLKGPDTQSVILFLGLQGSGKTTSAAKLAARLKKEGRKPLLVACDLVRPAAVEQLSSLGERIDVPVYKEDTKDAVRVAQNAVTFARKNGFDTVIVDTAGRLQIDEVMMKEIAAVKKAVNPVETLLVADAMTGQNAAEVAKAFDEQAGLTGVILTKFDSDARGGAALSLKTVTGKPILYVGVGEKIEDFEPFYPDRIAGRILGMGDIVSLVEKAQENIDAEEAARLQKKMATETFTLSDMLDQLENVEKMGSIESMLDMMPGLAGQISAEDIDKAGFKRQKAIIQSMTLKERENHHIIGPPRRKRIAKGSGTSVAEVNKLLKQFEKTRQTMRKVAKSKGLQARLMGLMGS, encoded by the coding sequence ATGCTTGAAAAAATTACCAATACGTTCAGCGGTATTGTCCGCAAGATAAGCGGCAAGGCTACCATTACCGAAAAAAATATTGAAGAAGCGGTAGAGGAAATAAAAATTGCGCTGCTCGAAGCGGATGTCAACCTGCGTGTTGTACGCCGCTTTATCAACGCAACAATCGAAGAAGCAAAGGGAGAAACCGTATTAAAATCGGTGAATCCCGGTCAGCAGTTTGTTAAGATTGTTCACGATAAAATCCTTTCGTTTCTCGGCGATGAAAAGAAAAGCCTTCAATTAAAAGGCCCTGATACCCAGTCGGTCATCCTCTTCCTCGGTTTACAAGGCTCCGGTAAGACGACTTCCGCCGCAAAACTGGCTGCGCGTTTAAAGAAAGAAGGCCGTAAGCCGCTGCTCGTTGCCTGCGACCTCGTCCGTCCCGCCGCTGTGGAACAGCTCTCCTCTTTAGGAGAGCGTATCGACGTGCCGGTGTATAAAGAAGACACCAAGGATGCGGTACGGGTTGCACAAAATGCGGTTACATTCGCACGGAAAAACGGGTTTGATACCGTTATCGTCGATACGGCGGGGCGGCTGCAAATCGACGAAGTGATGATGAAGGAAATTGCCGCGGTTAAAAAAGCGGTTAATCCGGTAGAAACCCTGCTTGTCGCCGATGCAATGACGGGACAAAATGCCGCCGAGGTCGCAAAAGCCTTTGATGAGCAGGCTGGGCTGACCGGTGTTATCCTCACGAAATTCGACTCCGATGCGCGAGGCGGTGCGGCGCTGTCGTTAAAAACCGTAACCGGCAAGCCTATTCTTTACGTCGGTGTCGGTGAAAAAATCGAAGACTTTGAACCGTTCTACCCCGACCGCATTGCCGGGCGGATCCTCGGTATGGGCGATATCGTTTCGCTCGTGGAAAAAGCGCAGGAGAATATCGATGCGGAAGAAGCCGCCCGCTTGCAGAAAAAAATGGCGACGGAAACTTTCACCCTTTCCGATATGCTCGATCAGCTTGAAAATGTCGAAAAGATGGGTTCGATTGAATCTATGCTTGATATGATGCCGGGGCTTGCCGGTCAAATCTCCGCCGAGGATATCGATAAGGCGGGCTTTAAGCGGCAAAAGGCGATTATCCAGTCTATGACGCTCAAAGAGCGGGAAAACCATCACATCATCGGGCCGCCCCGCCGCAAACGCATTGCAAAAGGTTCGGGCACCTCCGTCGCCGAAGTGAACAAATTGTTAAAACAGTTTGAAAAGACTCGTCAAACGATGCGGAAGGTTGCAAAAAGCAAAGGACTTCAAGCGCGGCTTATGGGCTTGATGGGCTCGTAA
- a CDS encoding ComF family protein: protein MKLIRPLYHAKRIARRLYSGLLCPQTCLLCGSVSETGLPLCTDCIRTEFTPYIGSITLADAEEAQKRCRHCGKILISEHGYCTRCRPAGDEPAEKQAPACDRIFTLFPYIGLGQKLLPVWKNNNFRTFSTVFAPLIHKFLTQNPELMHIPLVPVPPRPKKLWEKGWDQLDDLVRDLSVYPQLAVCRCLKRLDGIPQKKLSKTDRAVNLQGKIKLAAKAVPDKLILLDDVMTTGATLEACARVLKAAGCKEVYGLCLFFD from the coding sequence ATGAAGCTTATCCGGCCTTTATATCACGCAAAGCGGATAGCACGAAGGCTCTACAGCGGCCTTTTGTGTCCCCAAACTTGTCTCCTCTGCGGAAGTGTAAGTGAGACGGGATTGCCACTGTGTACCGATTGTATCCGAACCGAATTTACGCCGTACATCGGCTCCATAACTTTGGCAGATGCAGAAGAAGCGCAAAAACGCTGCAGGCATTGCGGAAAAATCCTTATTTCCGAACATGGGTATTGCACCCGCTGTAGGCCGGCCGGCGATGAACCGGCAGAAAAGCAAGCACCGGCGTGTGATCGTATTTTTACGCTTTTCCCGTATATCGGGCTCGGTCAAAAACTGCTGCCGGTTTGGAAGAACAATAACTTTCGCACCTTTTCCACGGTGTTTGCACCGCTTATTCACAAGTTTCTCACACAAAATCCGGAGCTTATGCACATTCCGCTCGTACCGGTTCCACCCCGTCCAAAAAAATTATGGGAAAAAGGCTGGGATCAGCTTGATGACCTTGTGCGGGACTTATCGGTTTACCCGCAGCTGGCAGTATGCCGGTGTTTAAAACGGCTGGACGGTATTCCTCAAAAGAAATTATCCAAAACCGATCGTGCGGTAAACTTGCAAGGAAAAATCAAACTTGCGGCAAAGGCTGTTCCCGATAAGCTCATCCTGCTCGACGATGTAATGACCACCGGCGCAACACTCGAAGCTTGCGCCCGCGTCTTAAAAGCTGCCGGATGCAAGGAAGTCTACGGGCTTTGTCTCTTTTTCGACTGA
- a CDS encoding VanZ family protein, whose product MISEKFVTYSMRCMSIGIAVAIFLLSAQSKLPIPPSISFPGLDKLLHACAFSGLAFALSFWFSADAWSAKPLKYAMFVCCIAACYGVSDEIHQIFVPGRDASIYDWFADCTGAVLAVTFRVGLMKFRSR is encoded by the coding sequence ATGATTTCAGAAAAATTTGTTACATATAGTATGCGCTGTATGTCGATTGGTATCGCTGTTGCTATTTTTCTCCTTTCCGCGCAGTCAAAGCTTCCTATACCGCCGTCTATTTCTTTTCCGGGACTGGATAAGCTCCTGCACGCTTGCGCTTTCAGCGGGCTTGCTTTTGCGCTTTCGTTTTGGTTTTCTGCCGATGCGTGGAGTGCAAAACCGCTAAAATACGCCATGTTTGTTTGTTGTATTGCTGCCTGCTATGGGGTCTCCGACGAAATACACCAAATCTTTGTTCCCGGCAGGGATGCTTCCATATATGATTGGTTCGCCGACTGTACCGGTGCTGTTTTGGCTGTAACTTTTCGAGTGGGCTTGATGAAGTTTCGCTCAAGATGA
- a CDS encoding ATP-binding protein, producing the protein MLQAELKKICLTQLEKLQHTDDGTYRDALADIPEIKTHAFVVCGVRRCGKSTLLQQFVKKLNKPFFYLNFDDLRLLEFSVPDYAVLDAVIDESGSRLIFFDEIQAAAHWELYVRQKLDQGFQVVLTGSNASLLSRELGTKLTGRHIVKELFPFSYSEYLRFAGAQKGSQSFENYFQTGGFPEYLKLHNSDIVMQLQKDILYRDIAVRYNVSDDKSLQRLYVYLASNAASLISPSKLKTVAGVKSHTTILDYFSYLENAYLLSLVPKFAWSQKAQSLAPKKVYFTDIGLIRTAGVSFSENSGHILENFVFNELRRKYGTFDDKQIFYYSNDTCECDFIVNPLFAPQCIQVCLDLNLDNTERELNGLLAAMNFFKVREGLILTKDSHDLFVKEDKKITIMPAWDYFG; encoded by the coding sequence ATGTTACAGGCAGAATTAAAGAAAATATGTCTTACACAGCTGGAAAAACTACAGCACACTGATGACGGAACGTATCGGGATGCTTTAGCGGATATCCCCGAGATAAAAACGCATGCTTTTGTCGTATGCGGTGTGCGGCGGTGTGGGAAGAGCACGCTGTTACAACAGTTTGTAAAAAAGCTGAATAAGCCGTTCTTTTATCTGAATTTTGATGACTTGCGGCTGTTGGAGTTTTCCGTTCCCGATTATGCGGTGCTGGATGCAGTTATCGACGAATCCGGGAGCCGTCTGATTTTTTTTGACGAAATACAAGCTGCTGCGCACTGGGAGCTGTATGTGCGGCAAAAACTCGATCAAGGCTTTCAGGTGGTGCTCACCGGCTCTAATGCCTCTCTCCTAAGCCGTGAGCTTGGAACAAAACTGACCGGGCGGCATATTGTTAAAGAGCTCTTTCCGTTTTCTTATTCCGAGTATTTGCGCTTTGCAGGTGCTCAAAAAGGCAGCCAGTCGTTTGAAAATTATTTTCAAACGGGAGGCTTTCCCGAATATCTCAAACTGCATAATTCCGATATTGTTATGCAGCTTCAAAAGGATATATTATATCGGGATATAGCGGTACGTTACAATGTGAGTGATGATAAATCGCTGCAGCGGCTGTATGTGTATCTTGCTTCCAATGCGGCATCGCTTATCTCTCCCAGTAAGCTGAAAACGGTTGCAGGGGTAAAATCGCATACGACTATTCTTGATTATTTTTCGTACCTTGAGAATGCGTACTTATTGAGTTTGGTGCCGAAATTCGCATGGTCGCAAAAAGCTCAGAGCCTTGCCCCAAAAAAAGTTTATTTTACCGATATCGGACTGATACGGACGGCAGGCGTTAGTTTTAGCGAAAATTCCGGGCATATTTTAGAAAATTTCGTATTTAACGAACTTCGTCGGAAATACGGGACGTTTGACGATAAACAAATCTTCTATTATAGTAACGATACCTGCGAGTGTGATTTTATCGTTAATCCGCTTTTTGCACCGCAGTGTATTCAAGTGTGCTTAGATTTGAATCTCGACAACACCGAACGGGAGCTAAACGGGCTATTAGCGGCAATGAACTTCTTTAAGGTACGGGAAGGACTTATTCTTACAAAAGACTCTCATGACCTTTTTGTAAAAGAAGATAAGAAGATAACCATAATGCCTGCATGGGATTATTTTGGATAA
- the aepX gene encoding phosphoenolpyruvate mutase: MEKTVYLGVTGDIIHPGIINIIAEGAKHGRLIIGVLTDSAIVSHKRLPYLTYEQRKQVIENIKGVSEVVPQEDWSYVPNLKKLKPDFIIHGDDWKTGHLSKIRDEVIQVMKEWGGEVIEIPYTKGINSTALAANMHNIGTTPEIRMKTLRRLVEAKPVVRIMEAHSGLSGLIIENLEVQKEDGIHRYDGMWSSSLTDSTSKGKPDIEAVDLTTRLQSLTDILECTTKPIIYDGDTGGKPEHFVFTVRTLERNGISAIIIEDKVGLKKNSLFGTEAKQELAPVEDFCHKIAEGKKAQVTEDFMIIARLESLIAGHSVDEALERALAYVKAGADGVMIHSKEKNGEDIKAFCKRFRNEYKKVPIVLVPTTYNQFTESELASWGANIIIYANHMLRASYPAMYKVAKTILEAERSLEVNDMCLSIKSILELIPGTK; this comes from the coding sequence ATGGAAAAAACAGTATATTTAGGGGTTACCGGTGATATTATTCATCCCGGTATTATCAATATCATTGCAGAAGGTGCAAAGCATGGACGTCTTATCATCGGAGTATTGACGGATAGCGCGATTGTTTCGCATAAAAGGCTGCCGTATTTGACGTATGAACAGCGTAAACAGGTTATAGAAAACATTAAAGGAGTAAGCGAAGTCGTTCCGCAAGAAGATTGGTCTTATGTCCCCAATTTAAAAAAATTGAAACCGGATTTTATTATTCATGGGGATGACTGGAAAACCGGCCATTTAAGCAAGATTCGAGATGAAGTTATTCAGGTAATGAAAGAATGGGGCGGCGAAGTGATTGAAATTCCTTATACCAAAGGAATTAATTCAACGGCTCTTGCCGCTAATATGCATAACATCGGTACAACGCCTGAGATCAGAATGAAAACGCTACGCCGTCTTGTCGAAGCAAAGCCGGTTGTACGGATTATGGAAGCTCATTCAGGCCTTTCCGGTTTGATTATTGAAAATCTTGAAGTACAAAAGGAAGACGGCATTCATCGATATGATGGAATGTGGTCTTCGAGCCTTACCGATTCAACCAGTAAGGGGAAACCCGACATCGAAGCGGTTGATCTTACAACTCGTCTTCAAAGTTTAACGGATATTCTTGAATGTACCACAAAACCGATTATTTATGACGGTGATACGGGCGGTAAGCCAGAGCATTTTGTATTTACCGTCAGGACTCTGGAACGGAATGGTATTTCGGCTATTATTATCGAAGATAAAGTTGGTTTGAAAAAAAACAGTTTGTTTGGCACGGAAGCTAAGCAGGAATTGGCACCGGTTGAAGATTTTTGTCATAAAATAGCGGAAGGTAAAAAGGCTCAAGTTACCGAAGATTTTATGATTATTGCCCGTCTTGAATCTCTGATAGCCGGTCATTCCGTTGATGAAGCTTTAGAGCGTGCTCTTGCTTACGTAAAGGCCGGCGCCGATGGCGTTATGATTCATAGCAAAGAAAAAAACGGTGAAGATATTAAAGCATTCTGCAAGCGTTTTAGAAATGAATATAAAAAAGTCCCGATTGTTTTGGTTCCTACGACATATAATCAATTCACCGAATCGGAACTTGCTTCTTGGGGCGCAAATATTATTATTTATGCAAATCACATGCTGCGGGCATCGTATCCGGCAATGTACAAGGTTGCAAAAACTATCTTGGAAGCCGAGCGTTCTTTAGAAGTAAATGATATGTGCCTTTCAATAAAAAGTATCTTAGAGCTTATTCCAGGGACAAAATAG
- the aepY gene encoding phosphonopyruvate decarboxylase, which produces MIRPQFFYELLQENGTDFFTGVPDSLLKNFCAYLTDTVDAKHHIIAANEGCAVGLASGHYFATNTIPLVYMQNSGLGNTVNPLLSLADKDVYSVPLLLVIGWRGEPEGDHDEPQHIKQGKVTCALLEAMEIPYAVLEADEEKAAVQITDAYKTIKERSAPFALVIRKGCFASYTLKSNECVPAEMSREQAIEQIIECMPSNTVFVSTTGMASRELYELREKNRQKHDTDFLTVGSMGHASQIALGIALCKTHHKVVCIDGDGAAIMHLGALSTIGTQKPQNMIHIVLNNGAHDSVGGQPTVGRKINLCAIAEACGYVHAACVRTQEELTAVLTGVVVCPVFIEVIVSKGSRSDLGRPKSSPIENKKAFMEWLKL; this is translated from the coding sequence ATGATTCGGCCTCAATTTTTTTATGAGTTATTACAGGAAAACGGCACCGATTTTTTTACGGGGGTTCCCGATTCTTTGTTAAAAAATTTTTGCGCTTATTTGACGGATACGGTGGATGCCAAGCATCATATTATTGCCGCAAATGAAGGCTGTGCCGTAGGCTTAGCTTCGGGGCATTATTTTGCAACAAATACTATCCCGCTTGTATATATGCAAAATTCCGGGCTGGGTAATACGGTTAATCCGCTGCTTTCTCTTGCAGATAAAGATGTGTACTCCGTGCCGTTGCTGCTTGTGATAGGCTGGCGGGGTGAACCGGAGGGCGATCACGATGAGCCTCAGCATATCAAACAGGGTAAAGTAACCTGCGCATTGCTTGAGGCAATGGAAATTCCTTATGCGGTGCTGGAAGCTGATGAAGAAAAAGCTGCGGTTCAAATTACCGATGCGTATAAAACAATAAAAGAACGCAGCGCTCCGTTTGCGCTTGTAATACGGAAAGGCTGTTTTGCTTCGTATACGCTTAAATCGAATGAATGTGTTCCTGCCGAGATGAGTAGAGAGCAAGCTATAGAGCAGATAATAGAGTGTATGCCATCAAATACCGTTTTTGTTTCTACTACTGGAATGGCATCCCGTGAATTATATGAATTACGGGAAAAAAATCGGCAGAAGCACGATACGGATTTTTTGACGGTCGGTTCAATGGGACACGCCTCTCAAATAGCGCTCGGTATTGCTTTATGCAAAACGCACCATAAGGTTGTTTGTATTGATGGAGACGGGGCTGCGATTATGCACTTAGGCGCGTTAAGTACGATTGGTACTCAAAAACCTCAGAATATGATCCATATTGTTTTGAATAACGGCGCTCACGATTCGGTGGGCGGACAACCGACGGTAGGACGGAAAATAAATTTATGCGCTATTGCCGAAGCCTGCGGGTATGTTCACGCCGCTTGTGTTAGAACTCAGGAAGAGTTGACTGCTGTACTAACCGGTGTGGTTGTGTGTCCTGTTTTTATCGAGGTGATAGTATCAAAAGGTTCACGCTCCGACTTAGGTAGACCTAAGTCATCTCCTATTGAAAATAAAAAAGCTTTTATGGAATGGTTAAAATTATAA
- a CDS encoding metallophosphoesterase family protein yields the protein MAKFAVISDIHGNLPALESVMTDILKQNIHSIILLGDLIDYGMQSNEVIKYLISCPVKIICNIWGNHEMAILRADFSRFSTERGVASAKYTAAHLASDSKEYLNTLEVSGYKEFELDGKKCLAVHGSLNDRYWKAIFPDNVNGDYKKYDIVFSGHSHYPHVFHKFYDVDDPSMRNKKSVLFINPGSVGQPRNHNKNAQYAVLDTSVMETALKAIPYNISDAAKLFPNGVDPFYRDRLYQGI from the coding sequence ATGGCAAAATTTGCAGTAATTTCTGATATTCATGGTAATCTTCCTGCTCTTGAAAGTGTTATGACTGATATTTTAAAGCAAAATATTCATAGCATAATCCTTTTAGGCGATTTAATTGATTATGGAATGCAGTCGAATGAAGTGATAAAATATCTTATATCATGTCCCGTTAAAATTATTTGCAATATTTGGGGTAATCATGAAATGGCGATATTAAGAGCTGATTTCTCACGATTTTCTACAGAACGAGGTGTTGCTTCGGCAAAATATACTGCTGCACATCTGGCGTCCGATTCAAAAGAATATCTTAATACGCTTGAAGTATCCGGATATAAAGAATTTGAATTGGATGGAAAAAAATGTTTAGCGGTACATGGTTCTTTAAATGATCGATACTGGAAGGCTATTTTTCCCGACAATGTAAACGGCGATTATAAAAAGTACGACATTGTATTTTCCGGTCACTCTCATTACCCCCATGTGTTTCATAAATTTTATGATGTGGATGATCCTTCTATGAGAAATAAAAAATCGGTTTTATTTATTAATCCGGGATCTGTAGGCCAGCCGCGTAATCATAATAAGAATGCACAATATGCTGTTTTGGATACGAGTGTTATGGAAACAGCCTTAAAAGCAATCCCTTATAATATATCTGATGCTGCAAAATTATTTCCAAATGGTGTGGATCCGTTTTATAGAGATAGGCTTTATCAGGGAATATAA
- a CDS encoding NAD-dependent epimerase/dehydratase family protein: MKRLFAISGVTGMTGNELVRQILKTEGDDNKIIGFDNFYASTIDTVNDCINDPRFVFFEYDLNNREHMTSFENEINNIKKLFDEVIYINCAAVVHTEHFYHVYETFETNVEGMNSFMHQAIRVGAKKFINCSTSEVYSMNSWNECGGIKEDSFLTLANAEHSQRTSYAVGKLLTEFFMKDAVSTKKILGCSIRFANVYSKDEKYPKHIIPFIIHSLQKDGKVVLLENSKKNKRTFLNNYDSCSAVLALAMTDAALDGSVYNVATDEEISIIDLVYLCASKMGIKQPVIEFDGYRESDPERRLLSTEKIRSCTNWQPKIDLSHGLDLCMQSYLTK, encoded by the coding sequence ATGAAAAGATTATTTGCCATAAGCGGCGTAACCGGTATGACCGGAAATGAGCTTGTTCGCCAAATTTTAAAAACTGAAGGTGATGATAACAAAATAATCGGCTTTGATAATTTTTATGCATCTACAATTGATACGGTAAACGATTGTATAAATGATCCTCGTTTTGTTTTTTTTGAATATGACTTAAATAATCGTGAACACATGACATCCTTTGAAAATGAGATTAATAATATAAAAAAACTTTTTGATGAAGTTATCTATATAAACTGTGCAGCGGTTGTTCATACAGAGCATTTTTATCATGTTTATGAAACATTTGAAACAAATGTTGAAGGAATGAATTCTTTTATGCATCAAGCCATACGCGTAGGAGCAAAAAAATTTATAAATTGTTCTACCTCAGAAGTTTATTCAATGAACTCATGGAATGAATGTGGCGGTATAAAAGAAGATTCTTTTTTAACATTGGCTAATGCAGAGCATAGTCAGCGCACGAGTTACGCTGTCGGAAAATTACTGACAGAATTTTTTATGAAAGATGCCGTTTCTACAAAAAAGATATTAGGCTGTTCGATCAGGTTTGCAAATGTTTATAGCAAAGATGAAAAATATCCAAAGCATATTATTCCTTTTATAATCCATAGTTTGCAAAAAGACGGGAAGGTTGTTTTGCTTGAAAATTCAAAAAAGAATAAAAGAACATTTTTAAATAATTATGATAGTTGTAGTGCCGTTTTAGCGCTGGCTATGACAGATGCGGCTTTGGACGGTTCTGTTTATAATGTTGCGACTGATGAAGAAATTTCTATTATTGACTTGGTCTATTTGTGTGCCTCAAAAATGGGAATAAAGCAACCGGTTATTGAATTTGATGGTTATAGAGAATCTGACCCAGAAAGACGATTGTTGTCGACTGAAAAAATAAGGTCTTGTACAAATTGGCAGCCGAAAATAGATCTTAGTCACGGCCTTGATTTATGCATGCAGAGTTATTTAACTAAATAA